From Nitrospinota bacterium, the proteins below share one genomic window:
- a CDS encoding radical SAM protein, with protein MKSLLIFPPDWLPSEPYLSLPSLASVLRPAGHEVSQIDVNVEMYDLFFSPRFLEHVSQRIANELQFLQEVEQKRALNEEEQELMQRLLTCTPELFQQFSADVERAKGILRGKAFYDIDQLEWATNCLHQVMALISLGYYPAQICFPPIETDIVYKPFMSSEILESLDDDQINIYRDVYSMLIRPVMERERPMMVGISVVQQKQLIATFTFCKMIKEEFPGTHITLGGNIITRIRDTLPEMKGLWEWFDTAVVYEGESAYLKLTEAVKNGSKDLSQLPNLIYKDDEGIHTNKEVCSEALAELPPPDFDGLPLEKYFVPNLILPYLATRGCYWGRCTFCDHFQGYVEGFRTKQVDQIIGEIKHLKEKYGTRFFHFTDESYPPALFQKLSRRLIDDKLDIAWTTHMRFEESLLEEQVWKDVAESGCKYLHFGYESGNQRVLKLMDKATKLDAIETNLRMSSEAGIWNHLMGFFGFPGETEEEAGDSKAFVEKNAAHIHSLGFMTFVLGKYSPIAFEPEKYGITYYKNPEWDLALDYYFTTKDGLSIQDAMNVFDEFERNHNTKWDLRTCVREYIFLYIDKYGSNHLPQLEVTEEQRRQMQHTAIGMV; from the coding sequence ATGAAATCATTATTAATATTTCCACCGGACTGGTTGCCATCCGAACCTTACCTGAGCCTGCCATCACTGGCTTCGGTGTTGCGTCCGGCGGGGCATGAGGTTTCGCAAATCGATGTCAACGTCGAGATGTACGACCTGTTTTTCAGTCCCCGGTTTCTCGAGCATGTGTCGCAGCGCATTGCTAACGAGCTGCAGTTCCTTCAGGAAGTCGAACAAAAACGTGCGCTCAATGAAGAGGAACAGGAACTGATGCAACGGCTGCTCACCTGCACGCCGGAACTGTTCCAGCAGTTTTCCGCAGATGTCGAACGGGCTAAAGGTATTCTGCGCGGCAAAGCGTTTTACGATATCGACCAGTTGGAGTGGGCCACGAACTGCCTGCACCAGGTCATGGCATTGATCTCGCTCGGTTACTATCCTGCACAAATCTGTTTTCCTCCCATCGAAACGGATATCGTTTACAAACCGTTCATGTCGTCAGAAATTCTTGAATCGCTTGACGACGACCAGATCAACATCTACCGCGATGTCTACAGCATGCTGATCCGTCCGGTGATGGAACGTGAACGTCCGATGATGGTTGGCATCTCGGTGGTGCAACAGAAACAACTCATCGCCACGTTCACCTTCTGCAAAATGATCAAGGAAGAGTTCCCGGGAACGCATATCACTCTGGGCGGTAACATCATCACCCGCATTCGGGATACTCTCCCTGAGATGAAGGGATTGTGGGAATGGTTTGACACCGCCGTGGTGTATGAAGGCGAGTCGGCTTATTTGAAACTGACTGAAGCGGTGAAAAACGGCAGCAAAGATTTATCCCAACTGCCGAACCTCATCTATAAAGACGATGAGGGCATCCACACCAACAAAGAAGTCTGCTCTGAAGCGTTGGCCGAATTGCCGCCGCCGGACTTTGACGGGTTGCCGCTGGAAAAATATTTTGTGCCCAACCTCATCCTGCCTTATCTCGCGACAAGAGGATGTTATTGGGGGCGCTGTACCTTCTGCGACCATTTCCAGGGATACGTTGAAGGGTTCCGCACCAAGCAGGTGGACCAGATCATTGGTGAGATCAAACACCTCAAGGAAAAATACGGAACCCGGTTTTTCCATTTCACCGATGAGTCTTATCCCCCGGCACTGTTCCAGAAACTGTCGCGCCGTTTGATCGACGATAAACTCGATATCGCCTGGACCACCCACATGCGGTTTGAAGAATCCTTACTGGAAGAACAGGTCTGGAAAGACGTCGCCGAATCGGGTTGTAAATATTTGCACTTCGGCTACGAGTCCGGCAACCAGCGTGTTCTGAAACTCATGGATAAAGCCACGAAACTCGATGCCATCGAAACCAACCTGCGTATGTCGTCTGAAGCGGGAATCTGGAATCACCTGATGGGGTTCTTCGGCTTCCCCGGAGAAACGGAAGAAGAGGCGGGCGATAGCAAAGCCTTCGTCGAGAAAAACGCGGCGCATATCCACTCCCTCGGGTTCATGACCTTTGTGCTGGGGAAATACAGTCCCATAGCGTTCGAGCCGGAGAAATACGGCATCACCTATTACAAAAACCCGGAGTGGGATCTCGCGCTGGATTACTACTTCACCACCAAAGATGGACTCAGCATTCAGGACGCGATGAACGTGTTCGATGAGTTTGAGCGCAATCACAACACCAAATGGGATCTACGAACCTGTGTCAGGGAATACATCTTCCTCTACATCGATAAATACGGATCCAATCACCTTCCACAACTCGAAGTCACCGAAGAACAAAGACGGCAAATGCAACACACCGCCATCGGCATGGTCTGA
- a CDS encoding cytochrome c3 family protein, with product MSKHPADHLLRKKCFQCHIDSPPAEGQYRSQGCAACHFEYSATGLYEGNDPTVSRTKPGHARFHKMPAIPSRATCVQCHRSFTLQTLGMEPHEMLDTLEETENTAIDMETSVDNSDQENVSSVINTSETKEDPVEQENIPSTNNDLVISESETTEKPATSRGFSLYAGKGKVKKDVHTAKGMDCTDCHTQLDIMGDGNIYSKQHEAVEIRCETCHGDSLSYPLISQITEPSDPSIRISRHYTGGSNRVGDWMAVTATSHKMTNVKVQDGRMVTMGKQTGKAHEIPLVKDYLDAHSIPQHQSRLECTACHARWVVRCPGCHQNIGPDQSNVPEFHPLDIGEPALMIGPRGKVAPMLIQQEKQLTVLDERGHPIPVLEKMGDERGHYRKWEFTNPHGTSGSNLAYALNPHSIQKKSRSCISCHLSPETLGLGAGDLKIGKSFTGKNDFVDPLNRTDKILNASKFDPQAKTSMRGEALAGTSQPKARTFNQKEIVRILRVGNCIPCHDQYDDPIYQNINQSYAFARTMEHRQLRKKILNLRQPAE from the coding sequence GTGTCAAAACATCCGGCCGACCACCTCCTTCGTAAAAAATGCTTTCAATGTCATATTGATTCGCCGCCTGCCGAAGGGCAATACCGCTCTCAAGGTTGTGCTGCCTGCCACTTTGAGTATTCAGCAACCGGGCTTTATGAGGGTAACGATCCCACGGTTTCCCGTACCAAACCCGGACACGCGAGGTTTCACAAAATGCCTGCTATTCCTTCACGTGCCACATGCGTTCAGTGTCATAGGTCATTCACTTTACAAACCCTGGGCATGGAGCCTCACGAGATGTTGGACACGCTTGAGGAGACTGAGAACACAGCCATTGATATGGAGACGTCTGTCGATAATTCTGACCAGGAAAATGTTTCTTCAGTTATCAATACCAGCGAAACCAAAGAGGATCCAGTCGAACAGGAGAACATTCCATCAACAAACAATGACCTTGTGATATCAGAAAGTGAGACCACTGAAAAACCTGCAACAAGTAGAGGTTTCTCATTGTATGCCGGGAAAGGCAAAGTCAAAAAAGACGTCCATACTGCCAAAGGAATGGATTGCACAGATTGTCATACACAGCTTGATATAATGGGAGACGGAAATATTTATTCCAAACAACATGAAGCCGTTGAGATCCGGTGCGAAACTTGTCACGGAGACAGTCTCTCCTATCCTTTAATTTCACAAATCACTGAGCCCAGTGATCCGTCAATCCGGATCAGCAGACATTATACAGGTGGCTCGAACAGAGTTGGAGACTGGATGGCAGTTACCGCGACCAGCCATAAAATGACCAACGTAAAAGTTCAGGATGGACGCATGGTCACTATGGGCAAACAAACCGGAAAAGCTCATGAAATTCCATTGGTGAAAGATTATCTTGATGCTCACTCCATTCCCCAACACCAGTCGCGACTGGAGTGTACAGCCTGTCACGCACGCTGGGTTGTACGTTGCCCGGGATGCCATCAGAATATAGGCCCGGATCAATCAAACGTTCCTGAATTCCACCCTCTGGACATAGGAGAACCCGCATTGATGATTGGCCCCAGAGGCAAGGTAGCCCCCATGCTGATTCAACAGGAGAAACAACTGACTGTTCTTGACGAACGAGGACACCCTATTCCTGTTTTGGAAAAGATGGGAGACGAGAGAGGCCATTATCGCAAGTGGGAGTTCACTAATCCGCATGGCACATCCGGATCAAACCTGGCTTATGCTTTAAATCCGCACTCAATCCAAAAAAAATCCCGGTCTTGTATCAGTTGCCATTTGTCTCCTGAAACTTTAGGATTAGGGGCAGGAGATCTCAAAATAGGAAAAAGTTTCACCGGGAAAAATGATTTTGTCGACCCCTTGAACCGAACAGACAAAATATTGAATGCATCAAAATTTGATCCACAAGCTAAAACTTCTATGCGAGGTGAAGCTCTTGCTGGAACCAGTCAGCCAAAAGCCCGGACCTTTAATCAGAAAGAAATAGTCAGGATATTAAGAGTTGGAAACTGCATACCATGCCACGACCAATATGATGACCCCATCTATCAGAATATCAACCAAAGTTATGCCTTTGCACGTACAATGGAACACCGTCAATTAAGGAAAAAAATATTAAATTTGAGGCAACCTGCTGAATGA
- a CDS encoding radical SAM protein: MKTLLIFPAQWYPSQPYLSTPYLTSYLRAKGWDVDQRDFNIASYDHFLSAPLLRKAENLMVEKLESLKSQGSLSIKEKSHMDVLAMGLKFSDRIITGVDEAKSVLRTPERFFDFQSYQQADMVIKSALKLVSDAHAPAVFSLSTFESGTRAEESTRRAHETTRDNKTNPFIHLYENHLIPSEDWSGYDVVGISIIGISQIIPGLTLARLLKEKYPHLHITLGGPIFSVNAGQLLGHPEFFDDFCHSIVTFEGEEPLHRLLTALKAGDSLSTVPNLVHLQGREVVQNKERVELRFEELPGPTFDGLPMNDYLSPYPIIPVLQSRGCYWGKCTFCTHSFVYGHRYGKQKTNGMVDELEALMKKYNTKYFTFSDEAVSPHSLNDVSELMIERGIEIRSLALLKFEKVMDEELFTKMKKAGFIFLMFGLESANDRVLALIDKGTTKEVERDVLMKSHKAGIWNHSFLFFGFPTETRPEAQETIDFLRDNLESIHSFGPGVFLLNRDSSCYQYPEKFSIERIIEDPERNIAMNLDFVATEGMSREEAGEMNSKCISMAEELFQSLQLWGTLPREHFLLYLDKFGKESLNGKPPTEEEEEKALCRA; this comes from the coding sequence ATGAAGACTTTATTGATTTTTCCGGCACAGTGGTATCCCAGTCAGCCGTATTTAAGTACGCCCTATCTCACTTCCTATTTGCGGGCCAAGGGATGGGATGTGGATCAAAGAGATTTTAATATAGCTTCCTACGACCATTTTTTGTCGGCGCCCCTTTTGCGTAAGGCCGAAAATCTCATGGTTGAAAAGCTGGAATCCCTTAAAAGTCAAGGCTCTCTGTCAATCAAAGAGAAGTCTCACATGGATGTTTTGGCTATGGGGTTGAAATTTTCCGACCGCATTATCACAGGGGTCGATGAGGCAAAATCGGTGCTTAGAACGCCGGAACGGTTTTTTGATTTCCAGTCCTATCAGCAGGCAGACATGGTGATCAAATCAGCACTGAAACTGGTTTCCGATGCGCATGCCCCAGCGGTTTTCAGCCTGTCGACATTTGAGAGCGGTACCCGTGCTGAAGAATCCACCCGCAGGGCACATGAAACCACACGGGATAATAAAACAAATCCCTTCATCCATTTATATGAGAACCATTTGATTCCCAGTGAAGACTGGTCAGGTTATGACGTGGTGGGTATATCCATTATAGGCATTTCACAAATCATCCCCGGGTTGACTTTGGCCCGGTTGCTCAAAGAAAAATATCCACACCTGCATATCACCCTGGGGGGACCAATTTTCAGTGTTAACGCCGGACAGTTGCTCGGTCATCCTGAATTTTTTGATGATTTCTGCCATAGCATTGTCACCTTTGAAGGAGAAGAACCCCTGCATAGACTCCTCACCGCGCTCAAGGCCGGGGATTCATTATCCACAGTTCCCAACCTTGTTCATCTGCAGGGAAGAGAAGTGGTGCAAAATAAAGAACGTGTAGAACTCCGGTTCGAAGAGTTGCCCGGGCCGACATTTGATGGTCTGCCCATGAATGACTACCTTTCTCCCTATCCGATTATTCCGGTTTTACAGAGCCGGGGATGTTATTGGGGCAAGTGTACGTTCTGCACGCATAGTTTTGTTTATGGACACCGATACGGAAAACAAAAAACCAACGGCATGGTGGATGAACTGGAAGCGTTGATGAAAAAATATAATACGAAATATTTCACCTTTTCAGATGAAGCTGTTTCGCCGCACTCGCTCAACGATGTGTCGGAATTGATGATTGAGCGCGGAATAGAAATCCGTTCCCTGGCATTGTTGAAATTTGAAAAGGTCATGGACGAGGAATTATTCACCAAGATGAAAAAAGCCGGTTTCATCTTCCTGATGTTCGGGTTGGAAAGCGCTAACGACCGGGTGCTGGCACTCATCGATAAGGGAACCACCAAAGAAGTGGAACGGGACGTCTTGATGAAAAGCCATAAAGCGGGTATCTGGAACCATTCGTTCCTGTTTTTCGGGTTCCCCACTGAAACCCGCCCGGAAGCCCAGGAGACCATCGACTTCTTGCGCGATAATCTCGAATCGATCCATTCCTTCGGTCCGGGTGTGTTCCTGCTGAACCGGGACTCCAGTTGTTATCAGTACCCGGAAAAGTTTTCCATTGAACGCATCATCGAAGACCCGGAACGGAACATTGCCATGAACCTCGATTTTGTCGCTACAGAAGGAATGTCCCGTGAAGAAGCCGGGGAAATGAACAGTAAATGCATCAGCATGGCGGAAGAACTTTTTCAGTCCCTTCAATTATGGGGAACTTTGCCAAGAGAACATTTTTTGCTCTATCTCGACAAGTTCGGCAAAGAATCGTTGAACGGTAAACCGCCAACTGAAGAGGAAGAGGAAAAGGCCCTTTGCAGGGCCTAG
- a CDS encoding Hpt domain-containing protein: MKKPDEKIIAHVDPDLSDLIPGYLQNRRNDVKTINEAIKTSNFDKIRTLGHSMQGSGGGYGFMPISKFGEAIEEAAKLKDISKIEKQLDGLSDFLERVTLVYD; this comes from the coding sequence ATGAAGAAGCCGGATGAAAAGATCATCGCCCATGTTGACCCGGATCTCAGTGACCTGATACCCGGATATCTGCAAAACCGCCGCAATGATGTAAAGACTATTAACGAAGCAATTAAAACTTCAAATTTTGATAAAATCCGCACACTGGGTCATTCCATGCAAGGTTCAGGGGGTGGCTACGGTTTCATGCCTATCAGCAAATTCGGCGAGGCCATTGAGGAAGCCGCAAAGTTAAAAGACATCAGCAAGATTGAAAAACAATTGGATGGGCTTTCTGACTTTCTTGAGCGGGTGACACTGGTTTATGATTGA
- the mnmE gene encoding tRNA uridine-5-carboxymethylaminomethyl(34) synthesis GTPase MnmE: PHKVLYGEIRDPISEQCIDQVLLTFFKAPKSYTAEDVIEISAHGGSWIISRILQLVLEQGARLAEPGEFTRRAFTNGRLDLTQAEAVADVIDSASDRALNSAMSQLKGGLSKRLNTLHENLLASQAQLEAAIDFSEDGLTFESRDTTRKNIHQVESELKQMADSFRQGRIVREGMQVALVGKPNVGKSSLLNALLQEDRAIVTPIAGTTRDTLEERTRIKDTHIVIIDSAGLRDNPEIIEEEGIQRTRAALEKADLALVVFDSSQPLNENDQLLIKEVGKKPKLVVLNKSDLPSSWQKDQIESFLAGEQPITLSTKTLNGFDTLKESIYQKATRGERIGESLIITRERHRDHLQQAAHALHNACESLVSGFSEELVAVDVTLAMEHIGTILGKTFEEDLLDKIFGQFCIGK, from the coding sequence GTCCTCATAAAGTTTTATATGGAGAAATCCGCGATCCCATCTCAGAACAATGTATCGACCAGGTCCTTCTCACTTTTTTCAAAGCGCCTAAAAGTTATACCGCCGAAGATGTCATAGAGATCAGCGCTCACGGTGGGTCATGGATAATATCAAGAATCCTTCAACTGGTTCTGGAACAAGGAGCACGGCTGGCAGAGCCGGGTGAGTTCACCCGCCGGGCATTCACCAACGGCAGGCTCGATTTGACCCAGGCTGAAGCGGTCGCGGATGTGATCGACTCCGCATCCGACCGTGCTTTAAATTCTGCCATGAGTCAACTTAAAGGGGGTCTCTCAAAAAGGCTGAACACCCTGCACGAAAATTTACTTGCCTCTCAGGCCCAGTTGGAAGCCGCAATAGATTTTTCAGAAGACGGTCTCACTTTCGAATCGCGCGACACGACAAGAAAGAATATTCACCAGGTCGAAAGCGAATTGAAACAAATGGCGGACTCTTTCCGGCAGGGACGAATTGTAAGGGAAGGAATGCAGGTCGCGCTGGTCGGCAAACCCAACGTTGGCAAGTCCAGCCTGCTTAACGCCCTCCTGCAGGAAGACCGCGCCATCGTCACGCCCATAGCCGGCACGACCCGCGACACTCTTGAAGAACGGACACGCATCAAAGACACTCATATTGTCATCATTGATTCAGCAGGCCTTAGAGACAACCCGGAAATCATCGAAGAAGAAGGCATCCAGAGAACCCGTGCGGCTCTCGAAAAGGCAGACCTCGCGCTGGTGGTTTTTGATTCCTCCCAACCTCTCAATGAGAACGACCAACTGTTGATTAAAGAAGTGGGCAAAAAACCTAAACTGGTGGTGCTCAATAAATCCGACCTGCCCTCTTCCTGGCAAAAAGACCAAATAGAAAGTTTTCTTGCAGGAGAACAACCGATCACCCTGTCCACTAAAACGCTGAATGGATTCGATACTCTAAAAGAATCCATCTACCAGAAAGCAACCCGTGGAGAAAGAATTGGCGAGTCTCTCATCATCACCCGCGAACGTCATCGTGACCATCTGCAACAAGCAGCCCATGCACTGCACAACGCCTGCGAAAGTCTGGTGTCTGGTTTTTCAGAAGAACTCGTTGCGGTAGACGTCACCCTCGCCATGGAACACATCGGCACCATACTCGGCAAGACTTTTGAAGAAGACCTGCTCGATAAAATCTTCGGACAGTTCTGCATCGGCAAATAA